The Cylindrospermopsis curvispora GIHE-G1 genome contains a region encoding:
- a CDS encoding TIGR03960 family B12-binding radical SAM protein, translating into MTVSIKELITPDILKPARYLGNEYLAIHKPWEQARVRWVLSYPEVYEVGASNLGHVILYNILNAQRNQLCDRSYLPAPDLGAKLRQTQTPLFAVESKRQLKDFDIIGFSLSYELGATNILEMLDLAGIPLMREQRGGEYPLIFAGGQTATSNPEPYTDFFDFIALGDGEELLPEIGLVIEEGKAGGLSREELLWDLAQIPGVYVPQFYEMTNGQIRALRPDVPQRIIRRVAVPIPAYSIGLVPYMETVHDRLTIEIRRGCTRGCRFCQPGMLTRPARDVEPEKVVEAIVDGMHKTGYNEFSLLSLSCSDYLSLPAVGMEIKNRLRNENITLSLPSQRVDRFDENIAKILGGTRQGSLTFAPEAGSQRMRDIINKGLTNEELLRGIKTAWEKGWDKIKLYFMIGLPGETDADILAIAETVRWLQRECRAQDRRSISFNLTVSNFTPKPHTPFQWHSVSTSEFVRKQNLLKQEFRRTRNVKVNFTDVRLSAMEDFIGRGDRTLGKVLKRAWELGAGMDSWYDSVETAFRAWGEAISQAGLNWKYRQVENGEWNVMEMGDDNLINFNSLLEAPLPWDHIDTGIDKRWLQEDLKRALAAAIVPDCSFEGCSHCGVCSTDFGHNVVIEPQPIPEFAGDFVPNTTRVQRLRVWFGKEDDMALVGHLDLMRLFDRVIRRAGLPIAFTGGFHPHPRIALASALSLGSTSSGEILDLELTQSMDLEDFRRQLVDQLPSNIPLYQVQEIDLSSPAANQSMVAAEYLLTISTSALIDAQTWQNWIGSILSKKEILSEHRTKSGKQQIINLRDRLFELSLVKLENSSMESEAVVRYLGSCRHDGVILRPEQILFILEMVTSVKFQLLHIHRNRIVLGTAN; encoded by the coding sequence GTGACTGTTTCAATAAAAGAACTAATAACACCGGACATTTTAAAACCAGCACGCTACCTAGGGAATGAGTACTTAGCAATACATAAACCGTGGGAGCAGGCTAGGGTAAGATGGGTTTTAAGCTACCCAGAAGTGTATGAGGTAGGGGCTTCCAACCTAGGGCACGTTATCCTATATAACATCCTCAATGCCCAACGGAATCAACTGTGTGACCGATCTTACCTCCCCGCGCCCGATCTAGGTGCAAAATTGCGTCAAACCCAAACACCCCTGTTTGCAGTAGAGTCAAAACGCCAGTTAAAAGACTTTGATATTATCGGATTTAGCCTCAGCTATGAACTGGGGGCGACAAATATCCTGGAAATGTTAGATTTAGCGGGAATACCGCTCATGCGGGAACAAAGGGGAGGGGAATACCCCTTAATCTTTGCTGGTGGACAAACAGCAACGTCAAACCCCGAACCTTACACTGACTTTTTTGATTTTATCGCACTGGGTGATGGAGAGGAACTACTACCAGAAATTGGACTGGTGATAGAAGAGGGTAAAGCAGGGGGTCTAAGTCGAGAAGAATTGCTGTGGGATTTAGCACAAATTCCAGGTGTGTATGTGCCACAGTTTTACGAAATGACAAATGGTCAAATAAGAGCTTTGCGACCGGATGTACCGCAAAGAATTATTAGAAGAGTAGCAGTGCCCATACCTGCTTACTCTATAGGTCTAGTGCCATATATGGAAACAGTGCATGATCGGTTAACAATAGAAATTAGAAGAGGTTGTACCCGTGGTTGTAGGTTTTGTCAACCAGGGATGTTGACAAGACCAGCCAGGGATGTGGAGCCAGAAAAAGTGGTAGAAGCCATAGTTGATGGAATGCACAAAACAGGCTACAATGAGTTTTCACTGTTATCTTTAAGTTGTTCCGATTATTTATCCCTACCTGCAGTGGGGATGGAAATCAAAAACCGCCTAAGGAATGAAAATATTACCCTGTCTTTACCTTCCCAAAGAGTGGATAGATTCGATGAAAATATTGCTAAGATATTAGGAGGGACAAGACAAGGGAGCTTGACCTTCGCACCGGAGGCGGGTAGTCAACGGATGCGCGATATTATTAACAAAGGTCTGACTAACGAAGAGTTATTGCGGGGCATAAAAACAGCTTGGGAAAAAGGTTGGGATAAAATCAAGTTGTATTTTATGATTGGATTACCAGGAGAAACGGATGCGGATATCCTGGCCATAGCAGAAACCGTCAGATGGTTACAAAGAGAATGTCGCGCCCAGGACAGAAGGTCTATCAGTTTTAACCTGACAGTCTCTAATTTTACACCTAAACCTCACACGCCTTTTCAGTGGCATTCTGTTTCCACATCAGAATTTGTCCGCAAGCAAAACCTACTCAAGCAAGAATTTCGCCGAACCAGGAATGTAAAGGTGAATTTTACCGACGTTCGTCTTTCTGCAATGGAAGACTTTATTGGTAGGGGAGATCGCACTTTAGGGAAGGTTCTGAAACGAGCATGGGAATTGGGTGCAGGAATGGACTCCTGGTATGACAGTGTGGAAACTGCTTTTCGAGCTTGGGGAGAAGCTATTTCTCAAGCAGGACTAAACTGGAAATACCGCCAGGTGGAAAATGGTGAATGGAATGTGATGGAAATGGGAGATGACAATCTCATTAACTTCAATTCCCTACTGGAAGCACCCTTACCATGGGATCATATAGATACCGGGATTGACAAAAGGTGGTTACAGGAAGATCTTAAACGGGCTTTAGCTGCAGCAATCGTTCCCGACTGTTCTTTTGAGGGTTGTTCCCATTGCGGTGTCTGTAGCACAGATTTCGGTCATAATGTGGTAATTGAACCCCAGCCCATACCAGAGTTCGCAGGCGATTTTGTTCCTAATACCACCAGGGTGCAAAGGTTGAGAGTGTGGTTTGGTAAAGAAGATGATATGGCTTTGGTCGGTCACTTGGATTTGATGCGGTTATTTGATAGGGTAATTAGAAGAGCGGGTTTACCAATTGCTTTTACTGGAGGATTTCATCCCCACCCCCGCATTGCTCTAGCAAGTGCTTTGTCTTTGGGTAGCACCAGCAGCGGGGAAATTTTAGACCTGGAATTAACCCAATCCATGGATTTAGAAGACTTTCGTCGCCAATTGGTAGACCAACTTCCCTCCAATATCCCCCTATATCAAGTCCAAGAAATAGACTTGTCATCACCCGCTGCTAATCAATCTATGGTAGCAGCTGAATACCTGCTCACTATTTCTACTTCAGCACTGATTGACGCACAAACATGGCAAAATTGGATAGGATCCATATTATCTAAAAAAGAGATTTTGTCAGAACATCGGACAAAGTCTGGGAAGCAGCAAATCATAAATCTGCGCGATCGCCTGTTTGAGCTAAGTCTAGTCAAATTAGAAAACTCATCAATGGAATCTGAAGCCGTTGTGCGTTATTTGGGTAGCTGTCGTCATGATGGTGTGATCTTGCGTCCTGAGCAAATATTGTTTATACTGGAGATGGTGACCAGTGTAAAATTTCAACTTTTGCATATCCACCGCAATCGGATAGTTTTGGGAACCGCAAATTAG
- the rnc gene encoding ribonuclease III, producing the protein MHKLLIFKDEKLLCQALTHRSYANENPTEGDHNERLEFLGDAILNFITGEYLYSRYPQKGEDELTRRRSALVEEKQLAKFALEIGLNQKMRLGKGTIQDGGYQNPNLLSSTFEAVIGAYYLDNNCNIEAVKVAVEPLFDFVSQHTIESRYNVDSKNRFQEWVQKKLCANPPKYKTQQIGGSPHLPEFASRVLVDGKEFGQGKGKNKKDAEKAAAEDAIARLQREELF; encoded by the coding sequence ATGCATAAACTTCTGATATTTAAGGATGAGAAGCTACTGTGTCAAGCATTAACTCATCGTTCCTATGCTAACGAAAATCCAACTGAGGGAGATCACAACGAGAGATTGGAATTCCTGGGCGATGCCATTCTTAATTTTATTACTGGAGAGTATCTCTATTCTCGTTATCCGCAAAAAGGTGAAGATGAACTGACCCGTCGACGCTCTGCACTGGTGGAAGAAAAACAGCTGGCCAAGTTTGCCCTAGAAATTGGTTTGAATCAGAAAATGCGCCTGGGCAAAGGTACTATTCAAGATGGCGGTTACCAAAATCCTAATCTTCTTAGTAGTACATTTGAAGCTGTCATTGGAGCTTACTATTTAGATAATAATTGTAATATAGAAGCAGTTAAAGTTGCAGTTGAACCTCTGTTTGATTTTGTCTCACAACACACTATTGAATCCCGTTATAATGTAGATTCTAAAAATCGCTTTCAAGAATGGGTACAAAAAAAATTATGTGCAAATCCACCTAAATATAAAACTCAACAAATAGGCGGATCCCCCCATTTACCAGAATTTGCTTCTAGAGTTTTAGTAGATGGTAAAGAGTTTGGTCAAGGTAAAGGTAAAAATAAAAAAGACGCAGAAAAAGCCGCAGCAGAAGATGCGATCGCTCGTTTACAAAGAGAGGAATTGTTTTAA
- a CDS encoding ribonuclease HII, giving the protein MESNWQELSDHWYQEGWIAGVDEVGRGALFGPVVAAAVILPNSALSILVESKIKDSKQLSVSRRHYLAQQIAQLAVEWKIGYATTAEIDRLNILQATLLAMKRAVLKLKSQPSLCLVDGNQFIRDLLIEQQTIIQGDRRSLNIAAASIMAKVWRDDLVVRLGKKYDMYDLHRNKGYGSRKHLLALQKYGPCPLHRRSFSPCQVRGDMNFKSQL; this is encoded by the coding sequence ATGGAATCAAATTGGCAGGAATTGTCTGACCACTGGTACCAGGAAGGTTGGATTGCTGGCGTGGATGAGGTAGGTCGTGGAGCTTTATTTGGGCCCGTAGTCGCTGCCGCAGTTATCTTGCCAAACTCCGCTTTATCAATACTGGTTGAATCTAAAATTAAGGATAGCAAGCAGCTATCTGTTTCCCGTAGACATTACCTAGCACAGCAAATCGCCCAACTAGCTGTGGAATGGAAAATCGGTTATGCTACCACTGCGGAAATTGATAGGTTAAATATTTTGCAAGCTACTCTGTTGGCAATGAAACGGGCTGTCCTCAAACTCAAGTCCCAGCCCTCTCTTTGTCTTGTGGATGGTAATCAATTTATTCGTGATTTACTAATAGAGCAGCAAACTATTATACAAGGTGACAGGCGATCGCTCAACATAGCAGCTGCCAGTATTATGGCTAAGGTGTGGCGGGATGATTTAGTGGTGCGATTAGGCAAGAAGTATGATATGTATGATTTACACCGTAATAAGGGGTATGGGAGTAGGAAACACTTATTAGCTTTGCAAAAGTATGGTCCATGTCCCCTGCATCGACGGAGTTTTAGTCCCTGTCAGGTGAGGGGAGATATGAACTTTAAAAGTCAACTTTGA
- a CDS encoding DUF1997 domain-containing protein, which produces MATKFTASQSVTIAVPKQSVPIEHYLRQPYRLVNAMVDNSRVQHISEEVFRLKMRPLTFMSLNIQPTVDMRVWADAHGTIYLRSEGCEIRGFEYVNQRFALNLKGYLSPHHDADHTRLEGKADLEVLVDIPYPFSLTPKAILETSGNGLLKSVLLTIKQRISHHLLADYRSWVSSQMEINQTTNDHISILKVDF; this is translated from the coding sequence ATGGCTACTAAGTTCACTGCTTCCCAATCGGTTACAATTGCTGTTCCTAAACAGTCCGTCCCCATTGAGCACTACTTACGTCAGCCCTATCGCTTAGTCAATGCTATGGTTGATAACAGTAGAGTTCAGCATATCTCCGAAGAAGTGTTTCGTCTTAAAATGCGTCCTTTAACTTTCATGTCATTAAATATCCAACCTACAGTAGATATGAGAGTTTGGGCGGATGCCCACGGAACCATCTATCTTCGTTCAGAAGGATGTGAAATCCGGGGTTTTGAATATGTTAACCAACGGTTTGCTCTGAATTTAAAGGGGTATCTCTCCCCTCACCATGATGCTGATCATACCCGATTAGAAGGTAAAGCGGATTTAGAAGTTTTGGTGGATATTCCTTACCCCTTTTCCCTCACTCCCAAGGCAATTTTGGAAACCTCTGGTAATGGTCTGCTCAAGAGTGTTCTACTCACAATCAAACAACGAATATCCCACCATCTTCTTGCTGATTACCGTTCTTGGGTAAGTTCACAAATGGAAATCAATCAGACAACTAATGATCACATCTCTATCCTCAAAGTTGACTTTTAA
- the pheA gene encoding prephenate dehydratase has protein sequence MNIAYLGPPGTYSEQAASFYLNWVKGNQEFKGEVILRPYPTIAKALQAVTVQEVNLAVVPVENSIEGSVSMTMDNLWQLENLQIKQALVLPINHCLISCATKLEDIEMVYSHPQALAQCQGWLGKFLPQANLSPTSSTTQALEQLGKSPTTAAISSEKAAQMYDLPILSDRINDYPDNCTRFWVVAPESGEGSSSSSSTHTSLAFSVPANIPGALVKVLQVFADLGINLSRIESRPTKRSLGEYLFFLDIEAGILSPLMTTALKNISINVEILKIFGSYTVLTVLVD, from the coding sequence ATGAACATTGCGTATTTAGGACCACCGGGTACTTATTCAGAACAAGCAGCTTCGTTTTATTTAAACTGGGTTAAGGGAAATCAAGAATTTAAGGGAGAAGTCATTCTACGTCCATATCCAACTATAGCTAAAGCACTACAGGCCGTAACAGTTCAAGAAGTTAATTTAGCAGTGGTTCCCGTGGAAAATTCCATTGAGGGAAGTGTAAGTATGACCATGGATAATTTATGGCAATTGGAAAATTTACAGATTAAACAAGCTTTAGTCCTGCCAATTAACCATTGTTTAATTTCCTGTGCTACCAAATTAGAAGATATTGAAATGGTTTATTCCCATCCGCAAGCATTAGCACAATGCCAAGGGTGGTTAGGAAAATTTCTCCCCCAGGCAAATTTAAGTCCAACTAGTTCTACCACCCAAGCTCTGGAACAATTGGGTAAATCACCAACAACAGCAGCTATTTCCTCGGAGAAAGCAGCTCAAATGTATGACTTACCCATATTAAGTGACAGAATTAATGACTATCCTGACAACTGTACGAGATTTTGGGTGGTAGCACCAGAAAGTGGGGAGGGAAGTTCCTCAAGTTCATCAACCCACACATCCTTAGCATTTAGTGTCCCGGCCAATATTCCCGGTGCATTAGTTAAAGTATTACAAGTATTTGCGGATTTAGGAATTAATTTGAGCCGAATTGAATCTCGTCCTACCAAACGCTCTTTGGGGGAATACCTGTTTTTTCTTGATATCGAAGCTGGTATTTTATCACCATTAATGACTACTGCTCTAAAAAATATAAGTATTAATGTTGAAATCTTAAAAATATTTGGTAGTTATACAGTGTTAACAGTATTAGTTGATTAA
- the psbB gene encoding photosystem II chlorophyll-binding protein CP47, translating to MGLPWYRVHTVVLNDPGRLISVHLMHTALVAGWAGSMALYELAVYDPSDPVLNPMWRQGMFVLPFMARLGVTESWGGWSVTGGTAVDPGFWSFEGVAAAHIVLSGLLFLAAVWHWVYWDLELFRDPRTGESALDLPKMFGIHLFLSGLLCFGFGAFHLTGLFGPGMWVSDAYGLTGSIQPVAPEWGPAGFNPFNPGGVVAHHIAAGVVGIIAGLFHLSVRPPERLYKALRMGNIETVLSSSIAAVFFAAFVVAGTMWYGNATTPIELFGPTRYQWDQGYFRQEIQRRVQSSVAGGATLAEAWSQIPEKLAFYDYVGNSPAKGGLFRTGPMVKGDGIAQSWQGHAVFTDSEGRELTVRRLPNFFETFPVILTDKDGVVRADIPFRRAESRYSFEQTGVTVSFYGGNLNGQTFTDPADVKKYARKAQGGEIFEFDRETLGSDGVFRTSPRGWFTFGHAVFALLFFFGHIWHGARTIYRDVFAGVEADLEEQVEWGLFQKLGDKTTRVRKEA from the coding sequence ATGGGACTACCTTGGTACCGAGTACATACAGTGGTGCTGAACGATCCAGGCCGACTGATTTCCGTACACTTGATGCACACAGCCTTAGTTGCTGGTTGGGCCGGCTCAATGGCACTCTATGAACTAGCTGTTTACGATCCTAGTGATCCTGTTCTCAACCCCATGTGGCGACAAGGGATGTTTGTATTGCCCTTTATGGCACGCTTAGGTGTAACCGAATCCTGGGGAGGTTGGAGCGTAACAGGTGGTACAGCAGTAGATCCTGGCTTCTGGTCATTTGAAGGCGTAGCTGCTGCTCATATCGTTCTCTCTGGTCTATTATTCCTAGCTGCTGTTTGGCACTGGGTTTATTGGGATTTGGAACTCTTCAGAGATCCCCGCACTGGCGAATCTGCTTTAGATCTGCCAAAAATGTTTGGCATTCATTTGTTCTTATCCGGTTTACTTTGTTTTGGATTTGGTGCTTTCCATCTTACCGGTCTATTTGGTCCGGGAATGTGGGTTTCTGATGCTTATGGTTTAACTGGCAGTATTCAACCAGTGGCCCCTGAATGGGGACCAGCAGGCTTTAATCCTTTTAACCCTGGTGGTGTTGTGGCTCACCACATTGCTGCGGGTGTAGTAGGTATTATTGCTGGTTTATTCCACCTATCGGTTAGACCACCGGAAAGGCTCTACAAAGCTCTACGGATGGGTAATATCGAAACCGTACTTTCCAGCAGTATTGCAGCAGTGTTCTTTGCGGCCTTCGTAGTAGCAGGAACAATGTGGTATGGAAATGCAACTACACCCATTGAACTGTTTGGACCTACCCGTTACCAATGGGATCAAGGGTACTTCCGACAAGAAATTCAACGTCGTGTCCAATCCAGTGTAGCTGGTGGTGCGACCTTAGCAGAAGCATGGTCACAAATCCCTGAAAAGTTAGCTTTTTACGACTATGTGGGTAATAGTCCCGCTAAAGGTGGATTATTCCGCACAGGTCCTATGGTTAAGGGTGATGGCATTGCCCAATCTTGGCAAGGTCATGCAGTATTCACAGATTCGGAAGGAAGGGAACTGACTGTTCGTCGTCTACCTAACTTCTTTGAAACCTTCCCTGTGATTTTGACCGATAAGGATGGGGTTGTCCGCGCTGACATTCCTTTCCGTCGAGCGGAATCCAGATACAGCTTTGAGCAGACAGGTGTAACTGTTAGCTTCTACGGTGGTAATTTGAATGGTCAAACATTCACAGACCCTGCTGATGTGAAGAAATATGCCCGGAAAGCTCAAGGTGGGGAGATTTTTGAATTCGACCGTGAAACCTTGGGATCTGATGGTGTGTTCCGCACCTCTCCTAGAGGTTGGTTTACCTTCGGTCACGCTGTATTTGCTCTCTTATTCTTCTTTGGTCACATCTGGCATGGTGCTAGAACTATCTACCGCGATGTGTTCGCAGGTGTGGAAGCAGACCTAGAAGAACAAGTAGAGTGGGGTCTGTTCCAAAAATTGGGTGATAAGACTACTCGTGTTCGCAAGGAAGCTTAA
- a CDS encoding Rne/Rng family ribonuclease gives MPKQIIIAEQHQIAAVFSEDQIQELVVATGHHQIGDIYLGVVENVLPGIDAAFVNIGDPERNGFIHVTDLGPLKIKRSSAAITELLTPQQKVLVQVMKEPTGTKGPRLTGNITMPGRYVVLMPYGKGVNLSRRIKSESERNRLRALAILIKPAGMGILVRTEAEGKPEEAIIEDLELLQKQWEVIQQEAASTRAPSLLNRDDDFIQRVLRDMYGADVNRIVVDSSTGLRRVKQYLQNWSGGQTPQGVLLDHHRDRSPILEYFRINAAIREALRPRVDLPSGGYIIIEPTEALTVIDVNSGSFTRSATARETVLWTNCEAATEIARQLRLRNIAGVIVVDFIDMESRRDQLQVLEHFNKTLKADKARPQIAQLTELGLVELTRKRQGQNIYELFGESCPTCGGLGHIVHLPGEVENRMPIPAAEAPEKFTPAQPREIRTPVVRGPEIRENREIFDGFGEAFDTDSEVSHLVNHPSYQELGDHKRRTRTRRSRIGGANLKEESRPEVSGFGGEMDLEADTELTPIMDIPSLLSESLLVKESPKAPSFGRVGWTERPERNKVKIEPIKPVIEPPQIVEVEMTDHEQDMFALMGISPGVKLETEAKSPKSVIYNIMQPGEITSDTGEFNMDSMLEEKPKLEFPKVKLPTSKVPLEEFSRPQAIEPPTEESGDIGFEPLSEEESNLYSPTRRRRRRPSAQE, from the coding sequence ATGCCAAAACAAATTATTATCGCAGAACAGCATCAAATTGCTGCCGTATTTTCCGAAGATCAAATACAAGAACTAGTTGTAGCAACCGGTCATCACCAGATTGGTGATATCTATTTAGGGGTTGTGGAGAATGTATTACCGGGTATAGACGCAGCCTTTGTGAATATCGGTGATCCAGAACGTAACGGATTTATCCATGTGACCGATCTAGGTCCATTAAAGATTAAACGTAGTTCCGCAGCAATTACGGAGTTACTGACACCACAACAGAAAGTGTTGGTGCAAGTAATGAAGGAACCGACGGGAACAAAAGGTCCCAGACTAACCGGTAATATTACCATGCCGGGACGTTATGTAGTTCTCATGCCCTATGGGAAGGGTGTCAACTTATCCAGACGGATAAAAAGCGAAAGTGAACGGAACCGCCTTCGCGCCCTAGCGATACTAATTAAACCTGCTGGTATGGGTATATTAGTGCGAACAGAGGCAGAAGGTAAACCGGAGGAAGCTATAATTGAAGACTTAGAATTGCTACAAAAGCAATGGGAAGTTATTCAGCAGGAAGCAGCATCCACGAGAGCGCCATCTTTATTAAATCGAGATGATGACTTCATTCAGAGGGTACTGCGGGATATGTATGGTGCGGACGTAAATCGCATTGTAGTAGATTCCAGTACAGGGTTAAGAAGAGTTAAACAATATTTACAAAATTGGAGTGGAGGACAGACACCCCAAGGTGTACTACTGGATCATCATCGTGACAGGTCACCGATTTTAGAATATTTTCGCATTAATGCTGCTATTAGGGAAGCATTACGTCCTAGGGTGGATTTGCCGTCTGGGGGTTATATTATCATTGAACCGACGGAAGCATTAACAGTAATTGATGTGAACTCCGGTTCTTTTACCCGCTCTGCAACAGCTAGGGAAACCGTGCTGTGGACAAACTGCGAAGCAGCAACGGAAATAGCGCGTCAACTAAGACTGAGAAATATTGCTGGCGTAATTGTAGTAGATTTCATCGACATGGAATCAAGGCGTGACCAACTGCAAGTTTTAGAACACTTTAATAAGACCCTGAAAGCAGATAAAGCTCGTCCCCAAATTGCCCAACTAACAGAATTAGGTCTAGTAGAACTGACGCGTAAACGTCAAGGTCAAAATATTTATGAACTGTTTGGTGAAAGCTGTCCCACCTGTGGTGGTTTAGGACACATTGTCCATCTACCAGGGGAAGTGGAAAACCGCATGCCCATACCCGCTGCGGAAGCGCCAGAAAAGTTTACCCCAGCCCAACCTAGGGAAATTAGAACTCCAGTAGTGCGTGGCCCAGAAATTAGAGAGAATCGGGAGATATTTGATGGCTTTGGTGAAGCGTTTGACACTGATTCTGAAGTTAGTCATCTAGTCAACCATCCCAGCTATCAAGAGTTGGGAGATCACAAACGTCGTACTCGCACTCGTCGCAGTCGCATTGGTGGTGCTAACCTCAAGGAGGAAAGCAGACCAGAGGTTTCTGGATTTGGTGGCGAGATGGATTTGGAAGCTGACACAGAACTCACTCCTATCATGGACATACCCTCCCTGCTATCGGAAAGTTTGTTGGTAAAAGAATCTCCCAAAGCACCAAGCTTTGGTAGGGTGGGATGGACGGAAAGACCAGAGAGAAATAAAGTCAAAATAGAACCAATTAAACCAGTAATAGAGCCACCCCAGATTGTAGAGGTGGAAATGACGGACCATGAACAGGATATGTTTGCCTTGATGGGAATTTCTCCCGGTGTTAAATTAGAGACGGAGGCAAAAAGTCCCAAGTCAGTAATTTATAATATTATGCAACCAGGCGAAATTACATCTGATACTGGTGAGTTTAATATGGATTCTATGCTTGAGGAAAAGCCTAAATTGGAATTTCCCAAGGTCAAACTTCCTACATCAAAAGTCCCTTTAGAGGAATTTTCCCGTCCCCAGGCAATTGAACCCCCCACGGAGGAATCTGGTGATATAGGTTTTGAACCTCTGTCAGAGGAGGAATCTAATCTCTATTCTCCTACCCGTCGTCGTCGTCGTCGTCCCTCCGCTCAAGAGTAA
- the coaBC gene encoding bifunctional phosphopantothenoylcysteine decarboxylase/phosphopantothenate--cysteine ligase CoaBC, with the protein MSTSNSARKKVIVAVGGGIAAYKICQLISTLFQSQVELKVILTNSAQKFITPLTVSTLSRHQAYTDDDFWQPIYSRPLHIELGEWADIMVIAPLTANTIAKLAYGIADNLLTNTVLASTCPILLAPAMNTDMWEQITVQRNWQQILTNPRFYAMQTAQGLLACDRTGAGRMAEPEEIEVWVKSLLHTQGKRDLRGKQVLISAGGTREYLDPVRFIGNPATGKMGLALAQAALHRGAEVTLVHCPSSWSVPLGVKGIPVISAAQMQEAMLEYFSSANIIIMSAAVADVKPGDYSAEKIPKSSLPENLPLTPVPDIIAHLGKIKQPHQLLIGFAAQTGDIVTPAQEKLQRKNLDVIVANPIDKSDSGFGSDNNQAVFLKTGGERLDISSCSKLQLAHYLFDFIF; encoded by the coding sequence ATGTCAACTAGCAATTCGGCCAGAAAAAAAGTCATTGTTGCTGTGGGAGGTGGTATCGCAGCTTATAAGATTTGTCAGCTAATTTCCACCTTGTTCCAATCACAAGTGGAACTAAAAGTTATCCTCACCAATTCAGCTCAAAAATTCATTACTCCCCTAACTGTTTCTACCCTTTCTCGCCATCAGGCTTATACTGATGATGACTTTTGGCAACCAATCTACTCCCGTCCCCTTCATATAGAATTGGGAGAGTGGGCCGATATTATGGTTATCGCCCCTTTAACAGCCAATACTATAGCTAAGTTGGCTTATGGCATAGCTGATAACTTATTGACAAATACAGTTTTGGCTTCTACCTGTCCCATACTTTTAGCACCTGCTATGAATACTGATATGTGGGAACAGATCACAGTACAAAGGAATTGGCAACAAATATTGACAAATCCTCGGTTTTATGCTATGCAAACGGCTCAGGGACTATTAGCGTGCGATCGCACGGGAGCGGGGAGAATGGCGGAACCGGAGGAAATAGAGGTTTGGGTAAAATCTTTATTACATACTCAAGGGAAAAGAGATTTAAGGGGAAAACAAGTTTTGATTAGTGCGGGAGGAACTAGGGAATATTTAGATCCGGTGCGGTTTATTGGCAATCCAGCAACAGGTAAAATGGGATTAGCTCTTGCACAAGCAGCACTACACAGGGGAGCAGAGGTAACACTAGTCCATTGTCCTTCTAGCTGGAGTGTTCCCCTGGGGGTCAAGGGTATACCGGTGATTAGTGCAGCACAAATGCAAGAAGCAATGTTAGAATATTTCTCCAGTGCCAATATAATTATCATGTCCGCAGCAGTTGCAGATGTGAAACCAGGGGATTATAGCGCAGAAAAAATCCCTAAGTCCTCCCTACCGGAAAATCTACCTTTGACACCAGTACCGGATATAATAGCCCACCTGGGCAAAATCAAACAACCCCATCAATTACTAATTGGTTTTGCAGCACAAACTGGGGATATTGTCACCCCCGCACAAGAGAAATTACAAAGGAAGAATTTAGATGTGATCGTGGCCAACCCCATTGATAAATCTGACAGTGGTTTTGGCTCTGATAATAATCAAGCAGTGTTTTTAAAAACAGGAGGAGAGCGGCTAGATATTTCCTCCTGTTCTAAGTTGCAACTAGCTCATTATTTATTTGATTTTATATTTTGA
- a CDS encoding photosystem II reaction center protein T has product MESVAYILILALAIGVLFFAIAFREPPRFERKPKE; this is encoded by the coding sequence ATGGAAAGCGTTGCATACATTTTAATTTTGGCTTTAGCAATAGGCGTTCTATTCTTTGCGATCGCCTTTCGTGAACCTCCTCGCTTTGAAAGAAAACCCAAAGAGTAA